One Curtobacterium sp. BH-2-1-1 genomic region harbors:
- a CDS encoding TetR family transcriptional regulator, with the protein MGETSARTGLRDITREAVRARIAAVAVARFDRDGFDAVTVEQIAAEVGISARSFHRYFPAKEDAVIGDPLRHRGALAEALRERPDDEPAWTALREAFVGMMVRADEDPESGRRSVRVMTSTPSLRARNLEKHLAWADVLTPILTERLRAGDPDGAELGAAVLVQAALGCFDVAIATWSVTDEDAPALLRRTFDTLAAAV; encoded by the coding sequence GTGGGTGAGACGAGCGCGCGGACCGGACTGCGGGACATCACGCGCGAAGCCGTGCGCGCGCGGATCGCAGCGGTCGCCGTCGCTCGGTTCGACCGCGACGGGTTCGACGCCGTCACCGTCGAGCAGATCGCGGCCGAGGTCGGCATCTCGGCGCGGAGCTTCCACCGGTACTTCCCGGCGAAGGAGGACGCCGTCATCGGCGATCCACTGCGGCACCGGGGTGCGCTCGCGGAGGCGCTCCGGGAGCGTCCGGACGACGAACCGGCCTGGACCGCGCTGCGCGAGGCGTTCGTCGGCATGATGGTCCGCGCCGACGAGGACCCCGAGTCCGGTCGGCGGTCGGTCCGCGTCATGACGTCGACGCCGTCGCTCCGCGCCCGCAACCTCGAGAAGCACCTCGCCTGGGCGGACGTCCTGACGCCGATCCTGACCGAGCGGCTGCGCGCCGGGGACCCCGACGGCGCCGAGCTCGGTGCGGCCGTCCTCGTGCAGGCCGCGCTCGGGTGCTTCGACGTCGCGATCGCCACCTGGTCCGTCACCGACGAGGACGCTCCGGCCCTGCTGCGCCGGACGTTCGACACGCTCGCCGCGGCGGTCTGA
- a CDS encoding VOC family protein has product MNVNGPSPYFQFDGTALQALGRWQDVFGGELSIATFADFSRTDGPADAVAHGQLTGGGITLFAADAPTGETSFSATGLLFSLLGAAEPDVLRGWFDDLASDGAVVDPLQERPWGDWDGTVRDVFGVTWLIGFEAAALA; this is encoded by the coding sequence ATGAACGTGAACGGGCCCTCGCCCTACTTCCAGTTCGACGGCACCGCGCTCCAGGCACTCGGGCGCTGGCAGGACGTCTTCGGCGGCGAACTCAGCATCGCCACCTTCGCGGACTTCTCGCGCACCGACGGCCCCGCCGACGCGGTCGCGCACGGGCAGCTCACCGGCGGCGGCATCACGCTGTTCGCCGCCGACGCCCCGACCGGCGAGACCTCGTTCTCTGCGACCGGGCTGCTCTTCTCCCTGCTCGGCGCCGCCGAACCCGACGTGCTCCGCGGCTGGTTCGACGACCTCGCCTCGGACGGCGCCGTCGTGGACCCACTGCAGGAACGTCCGTGGGGCGACTGGGACGGCACCGTGCGGGACGTCTTCGGCGTCACCTGGCTGATCGGCTTCGAGGCGGCGGCACTCGCGTGA
- a CDS encoding arsenate reductase ArsC — translation MTDRPTVLFVCVHNAGRSQMAAGYLQHLAGDRVRVFSAGSEPADRVNAVAVEAMAEEGIDIATAVPAVLETDTVRESDVVITMGCGDACPVFPGKRYEDWELDDPAGQPIERVRPVRDAIRARVEQLIATL, via the coding sequence GTGACCGACCGCCCCACCGTGCTCTTCGTGTGCGTGCACAACGCCGGCCGGTCCCAGATGGCCGCCGGCTACCTGCAGCACCTCGCGGGCGACCGCGTCCGGGTGTTCTCGGCCGGCAGCGAACCGGCCGACCGCGTCAACGCCGTCGCGGTCGAGGCCATGGCGGAGGAGGGCATCGACATCGCGACTGCCGTCCCCGCCGTGCTCGAGACCGACACCGTGCGGGAGTCCGACGTCGTCATCACGATGGGCTGCGGCGACGCGTGCCCGGTGTTCCCCGGGAAGCGCTACGAGGACTGGGAGCTCGACGACCCGGCCGGGCAGCCGATCGAGCGCGTCCGCCCCGTCCGGGACGCCATCCGCGCGCGGGTCGAGCAGCTGATCGCGACCCTCTGA
- a CDS encoding flavin reductase family protein, whose translation MIKPYTAESADPTLLRQAFSGFPCGVAALSAIVDDAPTVLVASSFTVGVSQDPPLVMFAVQHSSSTWPALAGAESIGVSVLGERHENVTRQLASRDKSVRFVGVDTTVSDTGAVFLEGAPIWMECSVEHTYPAGDHDIVVLRVNGLMSDFAHSPLVWHRSSFAKLSA comes from the coding sequence ATGATCAAGCCCTACACCGCCGAGTCCGCGGACCCGACGCTCCTCCGGCAGGCGTTCTCCGGGTTCCCCTGCGGCGTCGCCGCACTCTCCGCGATCGTCGACGACGCCCCCACGGTGCTCGTCGCGTCGTCCTTCACCGTCGGCGTCTCGCAGGACCCACCGCTCGTGATGTTCGCCGTGCAGCACTCGTCGTCCACCTGGCCGGCGCTGGCCGGAGCGGAGTCGATCGGCGTCTCGGTGCTCGGCGAACGGCACGAGAACGTCACGCGGCAGCTCGCCTCGCGCGACAAGTCCGTGCGCTTCGTCGGCGTGGACACGACGGTGTCCGACACGGGCGCGGTGTTCCTCGAGGGGGCACCGATCTGGATGGAGTGCTCGGTGGAGCACACGTACCCGGCGGGCGACCACGACATCGTCGTGCTCCGCGTGAACGGCCTGATGTCCGACTTCGCGCACAGCCCGCTGGTCTGGCACCGGTCGTCGTTCGCGAAGCTGAGCGCCTGA
- a CDS encoding NADPH-dependent FMN reductase, with the protein MITTVVAGNPKPGSHTLEAATIVAERLTGSAPDHVVDVIALGPGILGWGDPGVQAAVATVAASDLVVVASPTFKATYTGVLKLFLDQFTTADGLAGVTAVPLMLGAGPAHHMAPEVFLKPVLVELGATVPVQGLYLNDKHYTDESSTEGWLARWRDVVLAAASAPTKEGTSA; encoded by the coding sequence ATGATCACCACCGTCGTCGCCGGCAACCCCAAGCCCGGCTCGCACACGCTCGAGGCCGCGACGATCGTCGCCGAACGACTCACCGGGTCCGCGCCCGACCACGTCGTCGACGTCATCGCCCTCGGACCGGGGATCCTCGGCTGGGGCGACCCCGGAGTGCAGGCCGCGGTCGCGACCGTCGCCGCGTCCGACCTCGTCGTGGTCGCCTCGCCCACGTTCAAGGCCACCTACACGGGCGTCCTGAAGCTGTTCCTCGACCAGTTCACGACGGCCGACGGGCTCGCCGGGGTGACCGCCGTCCCGCTCATGCTCGGCGCCGGTCCCGCGCACCACATGGCCCCCGAGGTGTTCCTCAAGCCCGTGCTCGTCGAGCTCGGCGCCACCGTGCCCGTGCAGGGGCTGTACCTGAACGACAAGCACTACACCGACGAGTCGTCGACCGAGGGCTGGCTCGCCCGCTGGCGGGACGTCGTCCTCGCCGCCGCATCCGCACCGACCAAGGAAGGCACCAGCGCATGA
- a CDS encoding NADH:flavin oxidoreductase/NADH oxidase, whose amino-acid sequence MPGAPALFEAIELRGTRFRNRLWVPALTMFTVEARDGMLTPFHHVHLGGLALGGAGAIVAECTAVTPEGRVTPYDLGLWDDAQRDAWRPTTAFVRDQGVRIGIQLSHGGRKSSTGRSWDRVRGTVPVADGGWPVVGPSTVPYTGYAAPRELSNDEVRGIHRAFVAAGVRARDAGFEFVELHAAHGFLLHQFLSPLANTRDDEYGGSLHGRARLLLDVVRDLRAALGDGFPILVRFSATDWVPGGWTEQDTATTASWAVAAGADLFDVSTGGMVPHAEIPVFPGYQVGHAERLRAATGAPVGAVGLVTTADQAEAVIAEGRADVVFVGREFLRDPRFGLRAAAELGASIDYHPLPYHRAQHRPAPHHLPRKAHPCSTSVGSSATASASTAGTGSGPATSATTSPTRSSSSTPPPRSSGPGSTS is encoded by the coding sequence GTTCCACCACGTGCACCTCGGCGGGCTCGCGCTCGGCGGCGCCGGGGCGATCGTGGCGGAGTGCACCGCCGTCACCCCGGAGGGCCGGGTCACGCCGTACGACCTCGGGCTCTGGGACGACGCGCAGCGCGACGCCTGGCGCCCGACCACCGCGTTCGTCCGCGACCAGGGCGTCCGCATCGGCATCCAGCTGAGCCACGGCGGTCGCAAGTCGTCCACCGGGCGGAGCTGGGACCGGGTCCGCGGCACCGTGCCCGTGGCGGACGGCGGGTGGCCCGTCGTGGGACCGTCCACCGTGCCGTACACCGGGTACGCGGCCCCGCGGGAACTCAGCAACGACGAGGTCCGCGGGATCCACCGGGCGTTCGTCGCGGCGGGCGTCCGGGCGCGCGACGCGGGGTTCGAGTTCGTCGAGCTGCACGCCGCGCACGGGTTCCTGCTGCACCAGTTCCTGTCCCCGCTCGCCAACACGCGCGACGACGAGTACGGCGGCTCGCTGCACGGACGGGCCCGCCTCCTGCTCGACGTCGTCCGCGACCTGCGCGCCGCCCTCGGCGACGGGTTCCCGATCCTGGTGCGCTTCTCGGCGACCGACTGGGTCCCCGGGGGCTGGACCGAGCAGGACACGGCGACCACGGCCTCCTGGGCGGTGGCGGCCGGCGCGGACCTGTTCGACGTGTCCACCGGCGGGATGGTCCCGCACGCCGAGATCCCGGTGTTCCCGGGCTACCAGGTCGGGCACGCGGAACGGCTGCGGGCCGCCACCGGTGCACCGGTCGGCGCGGTGGGGCTGGTCACCACCGCCGACCAGGCCGAGGCGGTCATCGCCGAGGGCCGGGCGGACGTCGTGTTCGTCGGCCGTGAGTTCCTGCGCGACCCGCGCTTCGGGCTCCGCGCCGCCGCCGAGCTCGGCGCCTCCATCGACTACCACCCGCTGCCGTACCACCGGGCGCAGCACCGTCCGGCACCACACCACCTCCCACGGAAGGCACACCCATGTTCCACCTCGGTTGGTTCCTCGGCTACGGCTTCGGCGTCTACGGCTGGAACGGGCAGTGGTCCGGCAACGTCCGCCACGACGTCGCCAACCCGCAGCTCTTCGTCGACGCCGCCACCTCGCTCGAGCGGGCCGGGTTCGACTTCATGA